A region of the Falco rusticolus isolate bFalRus1 chromosome 6, bFalRus1.pri, whole genome shotgun sequence genome:
TGCTAGATGAGACTGAAAGTCCACGTAGtccaaaatctgttttgcacAGCGATCACGGCTGCACACCAAAGCCCCCTAACGCAAAGTCATGCGATACATAGCCTAATTTAATGCAGTTTAAACATGAGGCCACCTTCAAAACGTCACCACTTTGATTGAGTACACAAGTCAGGATGCAAATACCACCTACGTTAGAGAAAACCCTGCAAATGCTAAGGTGACAGCTCTCTACTTACCTAAATCTAACTCAAAAGACTTATAAACATGCAAGAGGTGGACAAGCTGTCCCaatgaaaaagaggaaacacTCTCAGAAGGTATCAGCTGTCGCTGCTGGAGTCAGTGGGATTACAGCATTTTCCAACAGTTGAGTAACATCAAGTAAGCAGTACATCTCTATTTCTAGAGTTAGCTTGAACAACATAATGAGAAATCATTTATTCgcttcttgcttctttttaagGTACTTCTATTAGCATCCTTAGAATGTGCTATTCTCTGgggagattttaaaatttaaaataaacctgcCTAGTACATTACTGCTTATCCAAACAGATGTGAAAGACACTGTGCCTATCACAAATTTTTCTAAGGCACACAGTGCCAAAATTTCTTCCATTAATGTTATTTTGGAAGCTGGTAGGACATGATATAGTCTGCCTAGGACATCTTGGCAAAACCTATGTGCTCAAAGGGCAGCCACTTCTGTCAGTTTTATGCATGAACAGATCAATCAACACTTCTGAAAGGATGTTGCTAATTAGTTGGTAGTTACTCCATGACCTTATCCAAAAGCTGTTTAGCAAAACAGCTAGCAGTCCTCTTCCATCAACTCAAAGAACATGACTGCAATCTGGCACAAGCACAAAGCTAATCATCTATCAGCCTGGGATCAGTAACTCACACTCTGCCAGTAAAACGCGGAAATTCTGCCCATCTGTACCATTCTTTTACCTTTGGCAAGACACTCCTTTTCCCAAGCGGACTCCTGAAGAGGTGGTGGTGTTATCAAAATAATCCTGTCTTCAGTAATGTCTACTGATTTCAGATACTGTATCATGCTCTTTAAGTTTGCAGCATATTCCTCCAAAGGAACGTGTTGCTTAGGGTTCAGATCTGTTAGGGGATAGAGCACATGCATTAGCGATGTTAAACTGCTCACAGATTCATTACACCACAGAATGTGCTCTTTACACAGCATATGAATGTGGGCACTCATTTTCAATATGCACTTCACCTCCACCATCGATTCAGGAGATGGGGCAGGAAAATGCTATTCCTCAGTAGCCAAAACAGACGAATCAAGAGGTTAAACACAACACTTCCAACTAACACAAATAAGGCtcggggcaggggaggggaataataaaaatcaccttttaaaagatgctttgtCTTACAACTCCGCATCTTACTATTAGATAACATAATCACCTCAAGCAAAACTTAAGATTTTTAACTCTCTTGGGATGCAAAGAAACTTTTGGAAATTCCCATGGATGTACAGTCAGTCCTTTGTGCACCGATGTTATCATTTTGAGTAGACTAGCTCTGCATGCTGCTACGCTTGTCTTAAAGAGAATCCAAATGCTACCGTCCCTCATTTCCTCAACCCATCTGCCACGAATTCATCAGACCgctttaaaaagtagaaaaatcagCTAGATGCACAACTCCAAGTTTAGCCAATGGATATAAACTAATTCTTGAGCATCttgaaatttacttttaatattaaaacttgctgagagggagagaaacagaaggcaCTGCATggtttaaatacaaataaaataattgaaaacaaTCCActgtaaaaatggaaagaggGCAACCAGATCatagagaagcagcaagaaaagtCTGTGTAAcattctgtcttttctgctAAACTGTAAAACTGTCTTAAAGAGAACAactcatggggaaaaaaaaaaaaaaaagaaagaaaaaaagaaagctatcATACCTTTCAAAGCACTGTCATTAGCTCCAAAGAAAATAGTAACCGCAGCAGTACTCTCAGCACCAGTACTTTTAGTGATCAGTCTTGGAAGGATCAATTTAGCCCATCTGGTGTTGTACCCTGAGAGCCCACGGTTCACAACatcacattttctgaaacagagaCAAATATCAAAAAGAACATATCTCTTCTGCCCACCAGAACGAAACTTGGTAAGTTGTGAACCATCCTGTCAGGATACCTGCCTCTGCTTCTCTCAAAGACAAAGAGATATCACAGGAGTTTTCAATGGGATTATAactttacattttgaaagtgCATGCGCAGATTGCATGTGTACTATATGCCTGCCACTCAGACTATGAAACCAGAAATACAATCTTGACAATCACtaaggacttttttctttccagtcaaGCTCTGAGGGGAAAGAAACACCCAATGAGTATTTCCACCAGTACTGGGCAGGTCACCAGTAAGGCAGCTCcacttcaataaataaatagatgccaataaataaatatacagtaAATATTAACTTGcgtttgttttcttttagaaaagctGCATGACTTCCTGTGTGCTAGATAAATTACTTGAAATTTAAGCTCTTACCTGACCAGTCTCTCAGCAAGGGATGCCCCCCAGCCATTTTCCTGGAAGGAGAactgaaagcaaggaaaaaggTTAAGACTTTCACTGGAAGAactccctccccagctggtggtcccagcaccagcaccttgccccagcatttcctccctgccagccggccctgtccctgcaggggTCAAACAGCCCTGGCCTTACTAGACACAGGACTGGCATCAGAGGCAACCTGGTGCCCTGTGGTCCCTTCATAATCAAAACCAGCTGCTGTCAggctttagttttattttggcTGGTGAGgcccctttttttaaaaatctttttctactttatttctaAGATCCTTTCACCGTGCCTTCATTCTGGAAAGCACCTCTCAAAAATCCTTTCTCCACATGCTGCTTCAGAGTGCAGTTTGATACCTACCTCTTCTAATAGTGGAAAAATTAATGGGAATAATCCTTattcccctgctgctgcatcaCCCTTCCTGTTACAATGCTGCACAGCGAGTCGGTTCAGACAACCCGTCTCCCATTACCGATCCCCTTTGTCTTTGTCCAAAACTTGTGCCATCAGAGCGGCTCTGCGACCCACCCCACCACGCAACAGAAAGCAGGGACACAAGCTGAACACCAAAAAGCCGGTGCTGCATCGAAGGAGACGTGAGCGTGTctccagggcaggagctggatgCAGGGAGCCGCAGGGAAGGGGcacaccagcagctgggctggggggagcgtGGGGGTCAGTACAGACAGCAGGCTCGCCTGCCCGCCTGGAAAACGCCACTGCCACCGCGACGCCAGAAGCTGCACTTCAACCACATCACGCCTCTCACACTGGAACTTCAAGAGTTTCTGCGGGAAGGCTCCAAATCTCCCAGAAAACCATCAGGTGTGAAAGCCCCCGGGGCACTGGCGGGAGGTCCCACGGGGACGCGCCTGTGCCAGGCCTCGCTCCCCTTCCAGCCGCCTCACGGCGCCAGGGCCCCCCGCGGGCCGGGGCCCAGCCCCgaggggagcggcgggggcgccCCTCACCCCGACCCCACCGGGCAGGGCCCCCGCACCGGGACACAcgcgccccctcccgccgcagccgccgcccgcTCAAGGGAAGCCGGGCGGCCGGAGCGAGGAACCGGGATGTTCGTGGGGCCCCAGAGCTCCAGGCGGCACCGGCGAGGCCGGCCCGTCCCGCGcggggctccccgccgcccTGAGGGGCTGCCGCAGGGCCGCTACCTCAGTGATGGAGTCTCCGAGGAGCACGACGCGGGGCCAGAGCAGCAGCCGCCCGCGGGCGCCCGCCTCCCCCAGCGCCATGGCCGCCGCCGGGCGTgcgcggggggcgggccggCCCCGCTGCTTCCGCTGAGGCGGGAAacgggccgggccgggccgcccccggtTTAGGCCCGCGTTAGAAACCGGCTTCACGTTCCAGCACCGGCAACGCGTTACTGCTCCTCCGCCTCTCCGAGTGAGGCTTACCGCGGGGCGTGAGGTGGGGGCAGGGCGCCTGGCGCGCCCAACCCCCGCCTTTGCGCGGGCTGAGagcactttttttaaaaaaaccaaaaaggcgtaattttaaaaatgagattttcatcGGTTCCAAAGAAAgacttcctttttaaagaaaatacttccgTCTTCTTTAAAAGACTTCATACTCTTAGCTAGCTAATGACATGCAATTTGGGGGGCTGTCACTAATTTTGCTAATACTAATAACACGCTAATACTAACATGTTAATTCTGCTAATTCTAGCAGGCTAACAGAGCTATAAAGCTTATCAGGTGCCAATGTGATCAGCTGAGAAGGGGCGGTGGGGGGGAGCTGCGTGTCCAAGAGGCAGAGGAAGCCCTTCTGCGGCGGGCGGGCTCGCCCGGGGGGCCACGCCGCGGCAGGCCGGACACTGGGGGATAGCCCCGCTGACCCCCAGCGTGGCGCTTGTGCCTGGAATCCTTCCCTAGGGATATGCCGTTCCAGCCTGCCAGGAAGGCCAACCCACCAGCAGCCAGGCCCTGCGGGAGCAGCGGCTGCCCAGTGCCGCAGGAACAGTGACGGCCGCCATCGGAACgggaggctgctgcaggccGCAAGCGCTCACCTCGCTTgaagctggttttgttcaggTAGTCCCACGAAGGGTGACACCTGTATACATAGACTGAAAGCTCCAATTAACCCCGGTATGCAAACACTGattccattttaaatgtgttCAAGCCCCCTTTGACTTCCAGGAGATACAAGCGTGCAGGTAATTCCGTCCTTGCCAGGCACAAAATTATGTACAAGCTTTAATTCTGAGTATATGCAAACCCAGTACATCCAATTTATCCTACAACTGGTCGGTAATCTTCAGAAATATAACACTCTCTCAACttaattgttttaattctttgtttaGATAGGTTACaaattttccttatttcttgtatttgcacataagaaaaaagaacatatgCACTTTCCCTGATTTTACTACGATCTATATGCACAAAGATAGTTGCTATAAGGTTGCTCATCCATTATTTGAAATAACTCAGCACTTTCACAGTCACAGAATTAATACATTTGacttactgaagaaaaagattttatttactCTTAAAAAATAGTCCAAATAAATTGaacatttaaaagatttttggaTGTGACCTAGGTATCTACAGAGGTCAGTATACCGGGCTGAGGGCATCATAAAGCCTCTGTGCAGCCAGTTCCACCATTTCACGAAGGGATTCATCATCTTCGCTTCCTGGCTCACAGTCAACTGTCTGGGAACAAAAAAAGTAGTATATTAGCACCTCATATTCCTTTTTGGCATGTGAAGAATGGTCACagggtgaaaggaaaaagaaataatgcaaactgaaaataaagttatcAACAGCAGCAATGTGTGGTTTTAAATGGTCTGCCAACAAGTAAGACTTCACAGAAGACTTACGCAAGTCCTGCTATGGAACAAGAAGCTTAATCTCGAGTTTTATGTTTGATTAATAACTTGTTTCGAAACTACTATGTAAAATGCATTACGTTCTGTAGATTACATttaattcaaaaccaaataaaaccacacaagGTTCTGTCCTTGGAGATTTCATTTTATCTGTGAATTCACCAGTGTTGTATTAGGTTGATCACCGGCGTTGCATTAGGTTGATACTGTAAAACACGTGCATTCATCACAGAGGTGCAGACACCTGTAATCAGGGAGTCTCCACACTGTTGTTTCCACACCAGTAAGATAACatttacatcaaaataaaaccccaaagaaattaatttatcacTAACCCAAGCCTTCCTAGAGAGAGATGCCCACCCTAAACATGCAAGCTGATCAACCTTCAGCCCAATCCCTTGACTGCTGTATCACAAAACCAAAGGGCATCATTTGCATAGTAATACTATTCTTGTTCCTGTGGACTTTCTAGGCTGTAAGACTGTACCTTCTCTTAATTCAGTATTGTTACTCTTCCAAACATGTAACTCCTTTCAATCATAAAGGTTTTTTtggcagggggttggggggaaagGCATTTGAAACAGAGAACGTACACTTACCGTTACCTAACAATGCTGTTAAAAGCATGCTAACTGTAAGAGCACTGTTTTAAGAGTTAAcggtggaaaaaataaatccacatgCCCCACCATATAGTCAGATCTATACTAAAGagttattttaaagttattaaagtatataaagtatatatatataaagtatataaaGTTAAGAAGATACATATGCACATAAAGAAGGACAGATCTTTCTTGTAAGACTTGGTTCACAATGGCACAAGGTTGCCATTGCCAACACAGTATGTAAAATAAGTATTACAAAGATTAAGTATTACAGTGTTGGCAGCTGAGTTGCCATTAGGGTTTCTGTCAGTACGTAAGTCTTTTAACAATACTGACATATACCAGTacaacatgaaaatgaaatctaaCTTCTTGATTCAGCAGTAcgcatttttttccagtcttgctacttttttctctccattgcaAAAGCTCTTTTCATCACTCCTGTATTTCTCTGTACTACGTATACACTGAAATGTAGCACATGTTTatcaaaaaactaaaaaaagatgACACAGCAAGCATGGTGTCTTAACTGCAACACTGTAATTCACTACCCTCTTAAGATAATTAACattcatttgttctgtttccatAGGTAACAAATTTTGGGCAGGGACCAACCTTTTCTTCTGGGTTTgtagaataattaaaaacatttgttgtGGTCCCTAAGGACAGCATCTGAGAGCTACTCCAGTGGAATATGTTACTACTATGGATAGTGGTAatacattatatatttttaatatgtattaataATGATAGAAAGTCAACACATTAACATGCTTAAGGACACAAAGGATGTGGTTTCAACCATTCTTTACAGTTCCACATTAGTTCAAGCAACTAGTTGTGATAGCTTCTTAAAACAGCCTTCTGACACGCGTGGCATCCAACTCTGAACTTGGCTAGtaaactatttctttttgtgaGTATTTCAGGCTTACAGTTTAGCCACAAAAGGATCAAGATGaccaaaaaaaagttattagCAACATTCCTACTCTTTGATTGTCCAATTATTCCGACCAAAGCCTACGTTAtaagagcattttaaaaaaatgtgtgggt
Encoded here:
- the IAH1 gene encoding isoamyl acetate-hydrolyzing esterase 1 homolog encodes the protein MALGEAGARGRLLLWPRVVLLGDSITEFSFQENGWGASLAERLVRKCDVVNRGLSGYNTRWAKLILPRLITKSTGAESTAAVTIFFGANDSALKDLNPKQHVPLEEYAANLKSMIQYLKSVDITEDRIILITPPPLQESAWEKECLAKGDKLNRCNATTGEYAQACVQVAKDCGTDVLDLWTLMQKDQDFSSYLSDGLHLSTKGNSFLAAQLWSRLEKKLSALPSLLPYWRDVDHTNPEASLL